In one Brassica oleracea var. oleracea cultivar TO1000 chromosome C9, BOL, whole genome shotgun sequence genomic region, the following are encoded:
- the LOC106314824 gene encoding uncharacterized protein LOC106314824 has protein sequence MEKFKAVVSRIEIPDGIAIDALRNTLWVRSKFREDLYENPTTSLQDAIARSDNFIRMEEDTNAILSKMNTPKAPAPKNGKSWSKNKERRAQRKATGKGRHSETQQRDDEEDDPKGNGEGDSSADEEKPANRRRIEVILSQQTLSSNDENDDTPVLEDLRDVLKRKFESEDSNSSTHNDLRTTLDARKFRRISTGDPDPKERPNGDLRDKLNAGACDLCIRLNRSKSTDLQRRLEQTKTSSNDTPSSKKDSSVSTDLRAFLDSKQVKTRQQLNVIMGASPPCGNSVRSVKDYRRQVATSQRWPTRPPSHPLITFSPDDAEGIYVPHNDPLLVVLGIGEYDVTKVLVDTGSSVDLIFRGTLQKMGVDLDDIKPSSRTLTGFNGSSETILGTIRLPVCACGVTRTVKFTIVSTNAPYHAILGTPLIHSMQTIPSTYHQCVKFPGTNGKIKTLRGDQKADRELLVTTVKLQRSSLSVNFVSPLTSKVCSQEGEVLELPIDDTDPSRTARIGAYLSEDMQQTVLNFLKTNVSTFAWSMSDMKGIDPAITTHELNVDPTFKPIRKKRRKLGPDRSKAENEEVDRLLGAGSIAKVRYPEWLANPVVVKNKNGKWRICVDFTDLNKACPKDSYPLPNIDRLVESTAGNEMLTFMDTFSGYNQIMMHPDDREKTAFITDRGTYCYKVMPFGLKNAGATYQRLVNNMFADKLGVTMEVYIDDMLVKSLHATDHLRHLQDCFETLNKYGMKLNPAKGTSTDKCLPFYDLLRGNKRFIWDEKCEEAFTQLKHYLTKPPVHTKPDFGDVLSLYVAVSQAAVRSVLIKEDRGEQKPIFYISRHMNGPETRYPTLEKMVLAVVEAARKLRPYFQSHSVEVLTDQPLQTILQNTNRSGRLTKWAIELGELDITYKNRTAAKSQVLADFLVELAPELECRSSTTVPTGELIRQSFSFGFPALNNEAEYESLIAGLRLAKAVKAKRLSAYCDLQLVASQFSGDYDARNDRMDAYLKIVQGLAAEFEFFELVKVPRGENVCADALAALGSKLRDQVK, from the exons ATGGAGAAGTTCAAAGCCGTAGTCTCGAGGATTGAAATCCCAGACGGTATCGCCATCGACGCCCTGCGGAACACATTGTGGGTTCGTTCTAAGTTCCGAGAGGACTTATACGAAAATCCTACTACGTCACTCCAAGATGCTATCGCGCGCTCTGATAACTTCATCCGAATGGAAGAAGATACTAATGCCATTCTCAGCAAGATGAACACACCCAAAGCTCCAGCG CCGAAGAACGGCAAGAGCTGGAGCAAGAATAAAGAAAGGAGAGCCCAACGCAAAGCTACAGGCAAAGGTCGACATAGCGAAACTCAACAACGAGACGACGAGGAGGATGATCCGAAGGGTAACGGCGAGGGAGACTCCTCAGCCGACGAAGAGAAACCAGCTAACCGCAGGCGCATTGAGGTTATACTCTCTCAGCAAACCTTGTCGTCGAACGACGAGAACGACGACACACCTGTACTCGAAGATTTGAGAGATGTTCTGAAACGAAAGTTCGAGTCCGAAGATAGCAACAGCTCCACGCACAATGATCTCCGAACAACGTTGGATGCACGGAAGTTCCGGCGTATCTCAACAGGTGACCCCGATCCCAAAGAGCGCCCAAACGGTGACCTTCGAGATAAACTCAACGCAGGAGCATGCGATCTTTGCATCCGTCTCAATCGTTCAAAATCCACTGACCTCCAAAGGCGTTTGGAGCAAACTAAGACGTCAAGCAACGACACTCCGTCGTCAAAAAAGGACAGCAGCGTATCAACCGATTTACGCGCCTTCTTAGACTCTAAGCAAGTAAAAACGCGACAGCAGCTAAATGTCATCATGGGCGCTTCTCCTCCTTGCGGCAACTCTGTTCGCTCTGTCAAGGATTACCGTCGACAGGTCGCGACTTCGCAGAGGTGGCCGACTAGGCCGCCAAGTCACCCTCTGATAACTTTTTCGCCGGATGACGCTGAGGGGATTTACGTACCCCACAACGACCCTCTTCTTGTCGTCCTTGGAATTGGGGAGTACGACGTCACCAAGGTCCTCGTTGATACAGGAAGCTCCGTCGACCTCATCTTCCGAGGAACTCTGCAGAAGATGGGAGTCGATCTCGACGACATAAAACCGTCCTCCAGAACATTAACCGGCTTCAACGGATCCTCCGAAACAATACTGGGAACAATCCGCCTTCCGGTATGCGCATGTGGAGTCACTCGAACTGTCAAGTTTACCATTGTAAGCACGAATGCCCCTTACCACGCTATACTTGGAACCCCCTTGATACACTCAATGCAGACTATTCCATCTACTTATCACCAGTGTGTCAAGTTTCCCGGTACAAACGGAAAAATCAAAACATTGCGAGGGGATCAAAAAGCCGATAGGGAACTCCTAGTCACCACAGTCAAACTCCAACGATCGTCTCTATCGGTTAACTTCGTTTCTCCTCTAACCTCTAAAGTCTGCTCCCAGGAAGGCGAAGTTCTCGAGTTACCTATTGACGATACCGATCCAAGCCGGACCGCAAGGATTGGTGCGTATCTGTCTGAAGATATGCAGCAGACAGTTCTCAACTTTCTCAAGACGAACGTGTCCACATTCGCGTGGTCCATGTCAGACATGAAAGGAATTGATCCGGCTATAACAACTCACGAACTAAACGTCGACCCGACATTCAAGCCTATCCGGAAGAAGCGACGCAAGCTCGGTCCCGACAGGTCAAAGGCAGAAAACGAAGAGGTCGACCGGTTACTCGGCGCTGGCTCAATTGCTAAGGTGCGCTACCCTGAGTGGTTAGCAAATCCAGTAGTCGTTAAGAACAAGAACGGGAAGTGGCGCATCTGCGTCGACTTCACTGACTTAAATAAAGCCTGCCCAAAGGACAGCTATCCTCTTCCCAACATCGACCGTTTAGTCGAGTCCACGGCTGGAAACGAGATGCTCACCTTCATGGACACTTTCTCTGGGTACAACCAAATCATGATGCACCCCGACGATCGCGAAAAGACGGCCTTTATCACAGATAGAGGAACCTACTGCTATAAGGTCATGCCATTCGGCTTGAAGAACGCAGGAGCAACCTACCAACGGCTTGTGAACAATATGTTCGCAGATAAGTTGGGCGTCACCATGGAAGTATACATCGATGACATGCTTGTCAAGTCGCTACACGCCACTGATCACCTTCGTCATTTGCAAGATTGCTTCGAAACTCTCAACAAATACGGCATGAAACTGAACCCAGCAAAGGGCAC ATCCACCGACAAATGCTTGCCATTCTACGATCTCCTGCGAGGTAACAAGAGGTTTATCTGGGATGAGAAATGCGAGGAGGCATTTACTCAACTCAAGCATTATTTGACAAAACCACCCGTTCACACCAAGCCAGATTTCGGCGACGTTCTATCTCTTTACGTCGCAGTGTCGCAAGCAGCAGTCAGAAGCGTTCTGATAAAAGAGGACCGTGGTGAGCAAAAGCCAATCTTCTACATAAGCAGGCACATGAACGGACCAGAAACGCGATACCCAACTCTGGAGAAGATGGTGCTGGCAGTCGTCGAAGCGGCGAGAAAGCTTCGCCCATACTTTCAGTCACATTCGGTGGAAGTATTAACCGACCAGCCCCTCCAAACGATACTCCAAAATACAAACAGGTCCGGAAGACTAACGAAGTGGGCTATCGAACTCGGTGAGCTTGATATCACTTACAAGAACAGAACCGCGGCGAAATCTCAGGTTCTTGCAGACTTCTTAGTCGAATTGGCCCCGGAATTGGA GTGCCGGAGTTCAACTACCGTCCCGACCGGAGAACTGATCAGACAGTCTTTTAGCTTCGGCTTTCCAGCTTTGAACAATGAAGCAGAATACGAATCTTTGATCGCTGGACTCCGCTTAGCAAAAGCTGTCAAGGCCAAACGCCTAAGCGCCTACTGCGACTTGCAGTTAGTCGCCAGTCAGTTTAGCGGCGACTACGACGCCCGCAATGATCGGATGGACGCCTACCTCAAGATAGTACAAGGCTTAGCCGCAGAGTTCGAATTCTTCGAACTCGTCAAAGTTCCCAGAGGAGAAAATGTCTGTGCCGACGCCCTCGCAGCCCTTGGAAGCAAGCTTCGGGACCAAGTTAAATGA
- the LOC106314826 gene encoding pentatricopeptide repeat-containing protein At3g22470, mitochondrial-like — MRLFRKMPLRDDTVTYNALVQGFCQSGKLNVAKELFQEMVSISVPPSVMTYGILLDGLCDNGELDKALEILDQMRNMVDDAWDLFCSLSLNKGVKPDVKTYTIMIGGLCKKGSLSEAGMLFRKMGEDGIAPNDCTYNTLIRAQLRGSDISTSVELIEEMKRCGFSADASTINIVMDMLSSGRLDRSFLDMLS; from the exons ATGAGACTATTCCGCAAAATGCCTCTGAGAGACGATACAGTCACTTATAATGCTCTCGTCCAAGGCTTTTGTCAATCAGGAAAACTTAATGTCGCCAAAGAACTATTCCAAGAGATGGTCTCTATTAGTGTACCACCCAGTGTTATGACTTACGGTATATTGCTCGATGGGTTGTGTGACAATGGAGAACTAGACAAGGCACTGGAAATACTTGATCAAATGCGCAA CATGGTCGACGATGCTTGGGATCTGTTTTGTAGCCTCTCCCTCAACAAAGGAGTGAAGCCTGATGTCAAAACATACACTATAATGATTGGAGGATTATGTAAGAAAGGCTCACTCTCTGAAGCGGGTATGTTGTTTAGGAAAATGGGAGAGGATGGGATTGCGCCTAATGATTGTACGTACAACACACTAATCCGAGCTCAGCTCAGAGGCAGTGACATAAGCACTTCAGTTGAACTCATTGAAGAAATGAAGAGGTGTGGCTTCTCAGCAGATGCTTCCACCATAAATATTGTTATGGATATGTTATCGAGTGGTAGATTGGACAGAAGCTTTCTAGACATGCTTTCTTGA